GTGCCAGCTCCGAGAATGACCACATCCGCCGGCGGAATACCAGGGATGCCCCCAAGCAAGATGCCGCGCCCACCATGAGTCGTTTCAAGCAAACGGCTGGCAATTTGCACAGCCATTTGTCCAGCAATTTCACTGGATGCGCGCAGGATCGGCAGTGATCCATCAGCCTCCTGCACCAACTCATACCCGATGGCGCTGATGTGTCGCTCAACGAGCATCTGCAGGAACTCACGCGGCGCCACCGCCAGATGCATAAACGCCATCAATGTCGAGCCGCGATTGAAAAAAGCCCATTCGCCGCGCTCCGGCCGAGAGACCTTCACCACCACATCGGCTCGACCGATCACTTCTTCGTGAGAATAAACGACGGTCGCCCCGGCCTGACGATAGGCTTCATCGCTAAATCCAGCGCCAGCGCCCGCCCCAACCTCCACCAAGACGTTGGCGCCTAATTCCACCAACTCGCGCACACCCGGCGGCGACAGCCCAACGCGCTTCTCATCGAGCCCTTTCAAAACCGGTCGCTCTTTGGGTATCCCGATATTCATCTGAGCTCTCCATTGTTGATTGCTACAGGACCACCTTTCACCGCATCTCCCAACGATAGCGATGCAGGTGCTGTCCAGTATACATGCCTTTCAAATGACGCACCATCGCAATTCGCTCTTCAACCAACTTGTCGGCAGCTTGATACGTAGGCAGATTCTCGCGTCGAGCAATGTGAAAGACTTTCCGCAGATTGTAGAAAATGCCTCGCGTCATGCGCAGCGCGCGGTCTCGGTCGTAGCCTTCCAGCTCGACGAACACGTTGATCAGGCCGCCCGCGTTGATGACATAATCCGGCGCGTAGAGAATTTCGCGCCGATGCAATTCCAAACCATGACGAGGCTCATCAAGCTGATTATTGGCAGCGCCAGCTATGATCGTGAACTTCATCTGCGGGATCGTTTGATCGTTGATGATGGCGCCGAGCGCGCAGGGAGCAAAGATTTGCGCTGGCACTTGGTAAATCTCATCGGGGCTGACAATCTCGATCGGCAATTGAGCAGCCGCCTGTTTGACCTTGGCCTCATCAATATCGGTGCCGAATAGCTTGACACGCTCGTCGTTTAACAGTTTGGCCAGATGCATACCGACGCTGCCCAGCCCTTGAATGGCGACAGCCATACCGCTCAACGAATCTGTGCCGTATCGTTCCAACACACATGCCTTGATGCCTTGTAACACACCGTAGGCTGTGACCGGCCCCGGATCGCCGCCGCCGCCATGCGCTTGCGAGAGACCACACACATACTTGGTCTCCATGTACATGTACTCAA
This genomic interval from Blastocatellia bacterium contains the following:
- a CDS encoding leucine dehydrogenase, which gives rise to MTYFTAMEELGHEQIVFCQNKDVGLRAIIAIHDTTLGPALGGTRMWPYKSEEEALTDALRLSRGMTYKSAAAGLNLGGGKAVIIGDPRTDKSEALFRAFGRFIESLKGRFITGEDVGIDVNDVEYMYMETKYVCGLSQAHGGGGDPGPVTAYGVLQGIKACVLERYGTDSLSGMAVAIQGLGSVGMHLAKLLNDERVKLFGTDIDEAKVKQAAAQLPIEIVSPDEIYQVPAQIFAPCALGAIINDQTIPQMKFTIIAGAANNQLDEPRHGLELHRREILYAPDYVINAGGLINVFVELEGYDRDRALRMTRGIFYNLRKVFHIARRENLPTYQAADKLVEERIAMVRHLKGMYTGQHLHRYRWEMR